The following are from one region of the Salvia hispanica cultivar TCC Black 2014 chromosome 1, UniMelb_Shisp_WGS_1.0, whole genome shotgun sequence genome:
- the LOC125221604 gene encoding receptor-like cytosolic serine/threonine-protein kinase RBK1 isoform X2, with product MKIEECKNIPRKQRKKKNLEKQRSKTEDETESPASGAKLGETDEETSPRGVLDMVSRLDEKSGELSSLQWKKMFGQVKKTSSVWKISTISLLGGGNGMSKKAQRRRAQGRRSNSEDAGDFIMPKPSWRNFSYEELRHATHGFSSDKMIGKGGHAEVYKGMLHDGQVVAVKKIMKGEKNDEGKNGDFLAELGIIAHIDHPNAAKLIGFSADQGLYLVLQYSPHGSLATSLHGSEDCHLDWGTRYKVAIGVAKGLQYLHSSCQRRIIHRDITASNILLSEDYEAQISDFGLAKWLPEGWAHLVVTPIEGTFGYMAPEYFMHRLVNEKTDVFAFGVLLLELITGRRAVDSSSQSLVMWAKPHLENSSVEEIADPRLGGNYDVVEMKRAMFTASTCIHHQPTLRPNMMRVVQLLKGDNGLDMKQKSMGERVQMLQGDDYVEDMKLMSIGGRTLHIDACDAEDYDSPAYLTDLNRHMQLVME from the exons ATGAAGATCGAAG AGTGCAAAAACATTCCAAGAAagcagaggaagaagaagaacctTGAAAAGCAGAGGTCGAAAACAGAAGATGAAACAGAGTCCCCTGCATCTGGGGCGAAGCTGGGAGAAACCGATGAGGAGACGTCTCCGAGGGGAGTTCTCGACATGGTGTCGAGGCTCGACGAGAAATCGGGGGAGCTCAGCAGTCTGCAGTGGAAGAAGATGTTCGGGCAGGTGAAGAAGACGTCGTCCGTATGGAAGATTTCGACCATCTCGTTGCTGGGAGGGGGTAATGGGATGTCGAAGAAGGCGCAGAGGAGGAGAGCGCAGGGGAGGCGGAGCAACTCTGAGGACGCCGGGGATTTCATCATGCCTAAACCGTCGTGGAGGAATTTCAGCTACGAGGAGTTGAGACATGCTACCCATGGATTTAGTTCCG ACAAAATGATCGGGAAAGGGGGGCACGCAGAAGTGTACAAAGGAATGTTACACGACGGTCAAGTTGTGGCAGTGAAGAAGATAATGAAGGGGGAGAAGAACGATGAAGGAAAGAACGGTGATTTCTTGGCTGAGCTCGGGATCATTGCCCACATCGACCACCCCAACGCTGCTAAGCTCATTGGCTTCAGCGCTGATCAGGGCTTGTACCTCGTGCTACAATACTCGCCCCATGGAAGCCTCGCCACTTCCCTACACG GCTCAGAAGATTGTCATCTGGATTGGGGGACGCGATACAAGGTGGCTATCGGGGTGGCCAAGGGCTTGCAATACCTGCATTCGAGCTGCCAGAGGCGAATAATCCATAGAGACATAACAGCCTCAAACATCTTGCTCTCTGAGGATTATGAAGCTCAG ATATCAGATTTTGGACTAGCAAAATGGCTTCCTGAGGGCTGGGCTCATCTTGTTGTCACTCCAATCGAGGGAACTTTTGG GTATATGGCTCCGGAGTACTTCATGCACAGGTTGGTTAATGAGAAGACAGACGTGTTCGCTTTTGGGGTTCTATTACTCGAGCTCATCACAGGGCGTCGCGCAGTTGATTCCTCCAGCCAAAGCCTGGTGATGTGG GCAAAGCCTCATTTGGAGAACAGCAGCGTGGAAGAGATAGCCGACCCTAGGTTAGGCGGGAACTACGACGTCGTGGAGATGAAGCGTGCAATGTTCACAGCATCGACGTGCATCCACCACCAGCCTACGCTACGGCCAAACATGATGCGT GTTGTGCAGCTGCTGAAAGGCGATAACGGGCTGGACATGAAGCAGAAATCCATGGGCGAGCGCGTGCAGATGCTGCAAGGCGACGACTATGTGGAGGACATGAAGCTGATGTCGATAGGGGGACGAACGCTGCACATAGATGCCTGTGACGCAGAGGACTACGACTCGCCCGCGTACCTCACGGATTTGAATCGCCATATGCAGCTAGTTATGGAGTAG
- the LOC125221604 gene encoding receptor-like cytosolic serine/threonine-protein kinase RBK1 isoform X1, whose translation MKIEAECKNIPRKQRKKKNLEKQRSKTEDETESPASGAKLGETDEETSPRGVLDMVSRLDEKSGELSSLQWKKMFGQVKKTSSVWKISTISLLGGGNGMSKKAQRRRAQGRRSNSEDAGDFIMPKPSWRNFSYEELRHATHGFSSDKMIGKGGHAEVYKGMLHDGQVVAVKKIMKGEKNDEGKNGDFLAELGIIAHIDHPNAAKLIGFSADQGLYLVLQYSPHGSLATSLHGSEDCHLDWGTRYKVAIGVAKGLQYLHSSCQRRIIHRDITASNILLSEDYEAQISDFGLAKWLPEGWAHLVVTPIEGTFGYMAPEYFMHRLVNEKTDVFAFGVLLLELITGRRAVDSSSQSLVMWAKPHLENSSVEEIADPRLGGNYDVVEMKRAMFTASTCIHHQPTLRPNMMRVVQLLKGDNGLDMKQKSMGERVQMLQGDDYVEDMKLMSIGGRTLHIDACDAEDYDSPAYLTDLNRHMQLVME comes from the exons ATGAAGATCGAAG CAGAGTGCAAAAACATTCCAAGAAagcagaggaagaagaagaacctTGAAAAGCAGAGGTCGAAAACAGAAGATGAAACAGAGTCCCCTGCATCTGGGGCGAAGCTGGGAGAAACCGATGAGGAGACGTCTCCGAGGGGAGTTCTCGACATGGTGTCGAGGCTCGACGAGAAATCGGGGGAGCTCAGCAGTCTGCAGTGGAAGAAGATGTTCGGGCAGGTGAAGAAGACGTCGTCCGTATGGAAGATTTCGACCATCTCGTTGCTGGGAGGGGGTAATGGGATGTCGAAGAAGGCGCAGAGGAGGAGAGCGCAGGGGAGGCGGAGCAACTCTGAGGACGCCGGGGATTTCATCATGCCTAAACCGTCGTGGAGGAATTTCAGCTACGAGGAGTTGAGACATGCTACCCATGGATTTAGTTCCG ACAAAATGATCGGGAAAGGGGGGCACGCAGAAGTGTACAAAGGAATGTTACACGACGGTCAAGTTGTGGCAGTGAAGAAGATAATGAAGGGGGAGAAGAACGATGAAGGAAAGAACGGTGATTTCTTGGCTGAGCTCGGGATCATTGCCCACATCGACCACCCCAACGCTGCTAAGCTCATTGGCTTCAGCGCTGATCAGGGCTTGTACCTCGTGCTACAATACTCGCCCCATGGAAGCCTCGCCACTTCCCTACACG GCTCAGAAGATTGTCATCTGGATTGGGGGACGCGATACAAGGTGGCTATCGGGGTGGCCAAGGGCTTGCAATACCTGCATTCGAGCTGCCAGAGGCGAATAATCCATAGAGACATAACAGCCTCAAACATCTTGCTCTCTGAGGATTATGAAGCTCAG ATATCAGATTTTGGACTAGCAAAATGGCTTCCTGAGGGCTGGGCTCATCTTGTTGTCACTCCAATCGAGGGAACTTTTGG GTATATGGCTCCGGAGTACTTCATGCACAGGTTGGTTAATGAGAAGACAGACGTGTTCGCTTTTGGGGTTCTATTACTCGAGCTCATCACAGGGCGTCGCGCAGTTGATTCCTCCAGCCAAAGCCTGGTGATGTGG GCAAAGCCTCATTTGGAGAACAGCAGCGTGGAAGAGATAGCCGACCCTAGGTTAGGCGGGAACTACGACGTCGTGGAGATGAAGCGTGCAATGTTCACAGCATCGACGTGCATCCACCACCAGCCTACGCTACGGCCAAACATGATGCGT GTTGTGCAGCTGCTGAAAGGCGATAACGGGCTGGACATGAAGCAGAAATCCATGGGCGAGCGCGTGCAGATGCTGCAAGGCGACGACTATGTGGAGGACATGAAGCTGATGTCGATAGGGGGACGAACGCTGCACATAGATGCCTGTGACGCAGAGGACTACGACTCGCCCGCGTACCTCACGGATTTGAATCGCCATATGCAGCTAGTTATGGAGTAG